A window of Mucilaginibacter sp. PAMC 26640 contains these coding sequences:
- a CDS encoding short-chain dehydrogenase has translation MELFSLKGKTAIITGALGLIGRKHCEALAMAGANVVVADINEQKAQEYAKQLGTKHLGVLLDVTVKASVKAALTIILSRYQAIDILVNNAAINDMFENPALAKELSAFENYPLEAFQRSMDVNVTGVFLCAQVFGAQMAKQSRGSIINVASTYGIVGPDQTIYRNAEGEQTFYKSAAYPVTKGAVINFTRFLAAYWGNKGVRVNTLSPGGVENGQDKFFIQNYSSKTLLGRMATADDYQGALIFLASDASAYMTGANLVVDGGWTAI, from the coding sequence ATGGAATTATTCAGCTTGAAAGGCAAAACAGCCATTATAACGGGGGCACTGGGGCTTATCGGCCGCAAGCATTGCGAGGCGCTGGCAATGGCCGGAGCAAATGTGGTAGTTGCAGATATCAACGAGCAAAAAGCGCAGGAATACGCTAAACAGCTTGGCACAAAACACTTAGGTGTTTTATTGGACGTGACAGTTAAAGCGTCTGTTAAGGCTGCATTGACTATAATACTGAGCCGATATCAAGCTATTGACATCCTGGTTAACAATGCCGCCATTAACGACATGTTCGAGAACCCGGCATTGGCCAAAGAGTTATCTGCATTTGAGAACTACCCGCTTGAAGCTTTTCAACGTTCAATGGATGTTAACGTTACCGGCGTATTTTTATGTGCGCAGGTTTTTGGCGCACAAATGGCCAAACAAAGCCGCGGCAGCATTATCAACGTAGCATCAACCTATGGCATAGTTGGCCCCGACCAAACTATTTACCGCAATGCTGAGGGCGAACAGACTTTTTATAAATCTGCCGCTTACCCGGTTACTAAAGGTGCAGTGATCAATTTCACCCGTTTTCTGGCCGCTTATTGGGGTAATAAAGGTGTCAGAGTAAATACGTTGTCACCCGGAGGAGTTGAAAACGGCCAAGACAAATTTTTCATTCAAAATTATTCATCAAAAACTTTATTGGGCCGCATGGCTACCGCTGACGATTACCAGGGCGCCTTAATATTCCTGGCCAGCGATGCATCGGCTTATATGACCGGCGCCAACCTGGTGGTTGACGGTGGATGGACAGCTATTTAA